The genomic stretch GGCGCAGCGGACCGGGCGGCGGGCGCCGCAGCGGGGATCGGCGCCGGCGCATAGGCTGCGGCCGGCAGAGCGATGGTCGCATGGGTGGGCGCGGCCGGCGTGCGCGCGGCGCGAATGCGCAAATCGCCCTTCTGGACCTCGATCTCGGTCAGATCGCTTTCGCCGAGCAGGCGCGCGATCTCACGCAGCAGCTCGGTGTCGACGCCGGCGGCTCCGGCGGCGGCGGCTTTCGGTTTTGCGGCTTGGGTGGCAGTGCGACGAGTCTGGACTTTGCGCGCCATGATTGCTCAGGTCTTTCTTTCTTCTCGATCGAACAATGCGTTCAGCGCCAGCACATAGGAATCGGCTCCGAAACCGGCGATGACGCCGCGAGCCACAGGCGCGATGAAGGAGTGACGCCGAAAACTCTCCCGTGCATGCACATTGGAGAGATGCACCTCGACGACCGTCGCTCCCGAGCCCTTTATGGCGTCGTAGAGCGCGATCGACGTGTGGGTGAAGGCGCCGGCGTTCAAAATGACCGGCGCGCCGGCCTTGCCCGCCTCTTGTATCCAATCCACGAGGTCGCCCTCATGGTTGGACTGCCGGAACAAAAGCTCGATCCCGCGGGCGGCGCAAATCTCGGCCAGCCGCGTTTTTATGTCGTCGAGCGTCGCGCGGCCGTAGACGTCGGGCTCGCGCGTCCCGAGCAGATTGAGATTTGGACCGTTTAGAACATGGACGGCGGGCATAAAGGGTCCTGACGAAGGGCGCGCGCCGCGCCGGCGCGCCCCTTCTAGCGTCATTGCCGCCGCGAAGGAAGCCCCGCCTCCGTCAGCAGACGGTCTTGCCGCATTTGCGGGTGTTTTCGATCTTGGTTTTGAGCGGCTGGAAGCCGACCGCGCCGACGATCACTTCCTTGCCCAGAACCCAGGAGGGCGTGCCGGTCAGATTGAGGCTGTCGGCCAGCTCCATAACCTCTTTGATCGAGGCCTTGACCTCGGGGCTCTTGGAATCTTTCTCGAGCTTGGCCGTGTCGGCTCCCAGCTCCTTGGCGATGGCGATCGCCTGCGCC from Methylosinus sp. C49 encodes the following:
- the accB gene encoding acetyl-CoA carboxylase biotin carboxyl carrier protein; translated protein: MARKVQTRRTATQAAKPKAAAAGAAGVDTELLREIARLLGESDLTEIEVQKGDLRIRAARTPAAPTHATIALPAAAYAPAPIPAAAPAARSAAPAPAAPAEHADALKSPMVGTAYLRPSPDAKPFVEVGARVTAGDKLLLIEAMKTFNDIVAPKGGVVTAILVEDGQPVEYGEPLLVIE
- the aroQ gene encoding type II 3-dehydroquinate dehydratase, coding for MPAVHVLNGPNLNLLGTREPDVYGRATLDDIKTRLAEICAARGIELLFRQSNHEGDLVDWIQEAGKAGAPVILNAGAFTHTSIALYDAIKGSGATVVEVHLSNVHARESFRRHSFIAPVARGVIAGFGADSYVLALNALFDREERKT